Proteins from a genomic interval of Nocardioides jishulii:
- a CDS encoding DUF3046 domain-containing protein translates to MRHTEFWARMDEALGEGYSRSWAELFVIADLGSRTATEALAAGVPPKEVWRAVWSVLELPERLR, encoded by the coding sequence ATGAGGCACACGGAGTTCTGGGCGCGGATGGACGAGGCCCTGGGTGAGGGGTATTCCCGCAGCTGGGCCGAGCTGTTCGTGATCGCGGACCTCGGCTCGCGGACCGCCACGGAGGCCCTGGCGGCGGGTGTCCCGCCGAAGGAGGTCTGGCGCGCGGTGTGGTCGGTGCTCGAGCTGCCCGAGCGCCTGCGGTGA
- a CDS encoding DinB family protein has protein sequence MVLMAHERPSTEPPVIDPETKDWTWVLERRCDECGVEPGELEVPALAGLIHDSTVELGEALRAPAAAERPAPRTWSVLEYACHVRDVHRVMAGRLSLLLEQDDPVFENWDQDETAASERYWQQDPAVVDVELVEAAGHAAGLWASVPPEAYDRPGRRSNGSVFTVRTLGQYHLHDVLHHVHDVGRPVPSPR, from the coding sequence ATGGTGCTCATGGCACACGAACGTCCCTCCACCGAGCCCCCGGTCATCGACCCCGAGACCAAGGACTGGACGTGGGTGCTCGAGCGCCGCTGCGACGAGTGCGGCGTGGAGCCCGGCGAGCTGGAGGTCCCTGCGCTCGCCGGACTCATCCACGACTCCACCGTCGAGCTCGGCGAGGCTCTGCGGGCGCCCGCCGCGGCAGAGCGACCCGCGCCGAGGACCTGGTCGGTCCTGGAGTACGCCTGCCACGTGCGCGACGTCCACCGGGTGATGGCGGGGCGGCTGAGCCTCCTCCTCGAGCAGGACGACCCCGTCTTCGAGAACTGGGACCAGGACGAGACCGCCGCGTCCGAGCGGTACTGGCAGCAGGACCCCGCGGTCGTCGACGTGGAGCTGGTGGAGGCCGCCGGCCACGCGGCGGGGCTGTGGGCCAGCGTGCCGCCCGAGGCGTACGACCGCCCGGGTCGCCGCAGCAACGGCAGCGTCTTCACGGTGCGGACGCTGGGGCAGTACCACCTGCACGACGTCCTGCACCACGTGCACGACGTCGGTCGTCCCGTCCCCTCCCCGCGATGA
- a CDS encoding ATP-dependent helicase, giving the protein MAAIDAFSAPTREWFEAAFAAPTPAQEGAWEAISRGQHALVVAPTGSGKTLSAFLSALDRVLTQPPADDAPACRVLYVSPLKALAVDVERNLRAPLAGIRHTADRLGVSVRDVRVGLRSGDTDPAERRRQATKPPDILITTPESLFLMLTSQAREALRGVDTVILDEVHAVAGTKRGAHLAISLERLDALLPRPAQRIGLSATVRPIDEVARFLGGAAPVEVVAPPSHKEWDLRVVVPVEDMTAPGEVAGAADPTDPDATSTPSLWPHVEEHVVDLVEQHRSTIVFANSRRLAERLTARLNEIATTRAGGDLEEDHRPASLMGGSGATRGAGEVVIAKAHHGSVSKEQRALIEDDLKNGRLPCVVATSSLELGIDMGAVDLVIQIESPPSVASALQRVGRAGHQVGEVSRGVLMPKHRGDLAQTAVAVSRMRSGQIEALRIPSNPLDVLAQQVVAAVAMDEWAVDDFYTLVQRAAPYAGLPRSAYEATLDLLSGRYPSEEFAELRPRLVWDRVADTLTARPGAQRLAVTSGGTIPDRGLFGVHLVGEGSGRRVGELDEEMVYESRVGDVFALGATSWRIEEITHDRVLVSPAPGIPGRLPFWKGDTLGRPAEMGEAIGELVRRLGTLSPEAARAHVRADGLDSYAADNLVRYLEEQREATGVVPNDAHVLVERCRDELGDWRLVLHSPYGTSVHAPWALAINARLRERYGVETQAMASDDGIVIRVPDTDADPPDASLVVFDPEEIEAVVTTEVGGSALFASRFRECAARALLLPRRDPGRRSPLWQQRQRSAQLLEVAAQYPSFPIVLEAVRECLQDVYDLPALVSVLRAVQRREITVTDVETQHPSPFAGSLLFGYVAQFLYEGDSPLAERRAAALSLDPALLAQLLGRSELRELLDPTVIEEVEREVQWLAPGRQAKSAEALADMLRLLGPLTTEEVAQRSTEPSSALGWLESLAGARRVAQVRIAGVEMWCTVEEVARLRDGLGVPVPAGVPAVFTEPAEDPLGDLLARYARTHGPFTPSEPATRFGLGVAVVRQNLARLVARGRVVEGEFRPDGEGQEWVDVEVLRRIRRRSLAALRQEVEPVAPEALARFLPVWQKVTGSANRVGLWGIDGVLTAVEQLAGCPVPASALESLVLPARVRDYEPSFLDELTASGEVLWAGHGALPGTDGWISLHPADQAHLTLPPPDETELDPLSLAVLEALAPGGAWFFRQLSDLVRSTDDRALSNALWSLVWSGHVSGDTVVPLRGLLRGGSTAHRSRRKPPRAARMPSRTGPPETAGRWSLLPQRESDPTRVAHARAGLLLERHGVVTRGAVVSERVPGGFAAVYRVLGALEENGRCRRGYFVEGLGAAQFGTSGSIDRLRTFADSPEERAADPVALALAATDPANPYGAALPWPDSGGGHRPGRKAGAVVVLVDGRLVLYVERGGKTLLTWGEEEHDLLPAAAALADSVRRGSLGQLTVEKVDGEPLLGAGDTVLRLAMHEAGFVATPRGLRIRA; this is encoded by the coding sequence GTGGCCGCGATCGACGCCTTCAGCGCCCCGACCCGCGAGTGGTTCGAGGCAGCGTTCGCCGCGCCCACCCCCGCCCAGGAGGGCGCCTGGGAGGCGATCTCCCGCGGCCAGCACGCGCTGGTGGTGGCGCCCACCGGCTCGGGCAAGACGCTGAGCGCCTTCCTCTCCGCCCTCGACCGCGTGCTCACCCAGCCGCCCGCCGACGATGCTCCTGCCTGCCGGGTCCTGTACGTCTCCCCGCTCAAGGCCCTGGCCGTCGACGTCGAGCGCAACCTGCGCGCACCGCTCGCCGGGATCCGCCACACGGCCGACCGGCTCGGGGTGTCGGTGCGTGACGTACGCGTCGGCCTGCGGTCGGGCGACACCGACCCGGCCGAGCGTCGACGGCAGGCGACCAAGCCGCCCGACATCCTGATCACCACACCCGAGTCGCTCTTCCTGATGCTCACCAGCCAGGCCCGCGAGGCCCTGCGGGGCGTCGACACCGTCATCCTCGACGAAGTGCACGCCGTGGCCGGCACCAAGCGCGGCGCACACCTGGCGATCAGTCTGGAGCGTCTCGACGCCCTGCTCCCCCGCCCCGCCCAGCGGATCGGGCTCAGCGCGACCGTACGCCCGATCGACGAGGTCGCCCGGTTCCTGGGCGGGGCGGCGCCGGTCGAGGTCGTGGCGCCGCCCAGCCACAAGGAGTGGGACCTGCGCGTCGTGGTGCCGGTCGAGGACATGACCGCTCCCGGGGAGGTGGCGGGTGCCGCCGACCCGACGGACCCGGACGCCACCTCCACCCCCTCGCTGTGGCCCCACGTCGAGGAGCACGTGGTCGACCTGGTCGAGCAGCACCGCTCCACCATCGTCTTCGCCAACTCCCGTCGCCTCGCCGAGCGGCTCACCGCACGCCTCAACGAGATCGCCACCACACGTGCCGGCGGCGACCTGGAGGAGGACCACCGACCTGCCAGCCTCATGGGTGGCTCAGGAGCGACTCGCGGCGCCGGCGAGGTCGTGATCGCCAAGGCCCACCACGGCTCGGTGTCCAAGGAGCAGCGCGCCCTCATCGAGGACGACCTCAAGAACGGACGCCTGCCCTGCGTCGTGGCGACGAGCAGCCTCGAGCTCGGCATCGACATGGGTGCGGTCGACCTCGTCATCCAGATCGAGTCCCCGCCGAGCGTGGCCAGCGCCCTGCAACGCGTCGGCCGCGCCGGACACCAGGTGGGCGAGGTGAGCCGCGGCGTCCTGATGCCGAAGCACCGTGGCGACCTCGCCCAGACCGCCGTCGCGGTGAGCCGGATGCGTTCGGGCCAGATCGAGGCGTTGCGCATCCCGTCCAACCCCCTCGACGTGCTCGCCCAGCAGGTGGTCGCCGCCGTCGCCATGGACGAGTGGGCGGTCGATGACTTCTACACGCTCGTGCAGCGCGCGGCGCCGTACGCCGGGCTGCCCCGCAGCGCGTACGAGGCGACCCTCGACCTGCTGAGCGGGCGCTACCCCAGTGAGGAGTTCGCCGAGCTCCGTCCACGACTCGTGTGGGACCGCGTGGCCGACACCCTGACCGCACGCCCGGGCGCGCAGCGGCTCGCGGTGACGAGCGGCGGCACCATCCCCGACCGCGGTCTCTTCGGCGTCCACCTGGTCGGCGAGGGGTCCGGGCGCCGGGTGGGCGAGCTCGACGAGGAGATGGTCTACGAGTCGCGGGTCGGCGACGTCTTCGCGCTCGGCGCCACCAGCTGGCGGATCGAGGAGATCACCCACGACCGGGTGCTGGTCTCGCCAGCCCCGGGCATCCCGGGCCGCCTGCCCTTCTGGAAGGGCGACACCCTGGGCCGCCCGGCCGAGATGGGTGAGGCGATCGGCGAGCTGGTCCGCCGCCTGGGGACTCTCTCGCCCGAGGCTGCCCGCGCCCACGTGCGCGCCGACGGACTCGACTCGTACGCCGCCGACAACCTGGTGCGCTACCTGGAGGAGCAGCGCGAGGCCACCGGCGTCGTCCCCAACGACGCCCACGTCCTCGTCGAGCGGTGCCGCGACGAGCTCGGCGACTGGCGCCTCGTCCTGCACTCCCCCTACGGCACCTCCGTGCACGCGCCCTGGGCCCTGGCCATCAACGCGCGGCTGCGCGAGCGCTACGGCGTCGAGACCCAGGCCATGGCCAGCGACGACGGCATCGTCATCCGGGTCCCCGACACCGACGCCGATCCCCCGGACGCCTCACTCGTGGTCTTCGACCCCGAGGAGATCGAGGCCGTCGTCACCACCGAGGTCGGCGGGTCCGCGCTCTTCGCCAGCCGGTTCCGGGAGTGCGCCGCCCGAGCCCTCCTGCTGCCCCGGCGCGACCCCGGCCGACGCTCCCCCCTCTGGCAGCAGCGTCAGCGCAGCGCGCAGCTGCTCGAGGTCGCGGCGCAGTACCCCTCGTTCCCGATCGTGCTGGAGGCGGTGCGCGAGTGCCTCCAGGACGTCTACGACCTTCCCGCCCTGGTCTCGGTGCTGCGCGCGGTCCAGCGCCGCGAGATCACCGTCACTGACGTCGAGACCCAGCATCCCTCCCCCTTCGCCGGATCGCTGCTCTTCGGCTACGTCGCCCAGTTCCTGTACGAGGGCGACTCCCCGCTCGCCGAGCGCCGGGCCGCCGCCCTCTCCCTCGACCCGGCGTTGCTGGCCCAGCTCCTGGGCCGCAGCGAGCTGCGCGAGCTCCTCGACCCCACGGTGATCGAGGAGGTCGAACGCGAGGTGCAGTGGCTGGCGCCCGGCCGGCAGGCAAAGAGCGCCGAAGCCCTCGCCGACATGCTGCGCCTCCTGGGGCCGCTCACCACCGAGGAGGTGGCCCAGCGCAGCACCGAGCCCTCTTCCGCCCTCGGCTGGTTGGAGTCGCTCGCCGGGGCCCGACGGGTCGCGCAGGTGCGCATCGCCGGCGTGGAGATGTGGTGCACCGTCGAAGAGGTCGCCCGACTGCGCGACGGTCTGGGGGTCCCGGTGCCGGCCGGGGTGCCCGCCGTCTTCACCGAGCCGGCCGAGGATCCCCTCGGTGACCTCCTGGCCCGCTACGCGCGCACGCACGGCCCGTTCACGCCGTCCGAGCCTGCCACCCGCTTCGGGCTGGGCGTGGCCGTCGTACGCCAGAACCTCGCCCGGCTCGTCGCCCGGGGTCGCGTCGTCGAGGGAGAGTTCCGACCCGACGGTGAGGGCCAGGAGTGGGTCGACGTCGAGGTCCTGCGCCGCATCCGCCGCCGCTCCCTGGCCGCCCTGCGTCAGGAGGTGGAACCCGTCGCGCCGGAGGCGCTCGCCCGCTTCCTGCCGGTCTGGCAGAAGGTGACCGGCAGCGCGAACCGCGTCGGCCTGTGGGGCATCGACGGCGTGCTCACCGCGGTGGAGCAGCTGGCCGGGTGCCCGGTCCCGGCGAGCGCCCTGGAGTCCCTGGTGCTGCCGGCCCGTGTCCGCGACTACGAGCCGTCGTTCCTCGACGAGCTCACCGCGTCGGGCGAAGTGCTGTGGGCCGGCCACGGCGCGCTGCCGGGCACCGACGGCTGGATCAGCCTGCATCCCGCCGACCAGGCCCACCTCACCCTGCCACCGCCGGACGAGACCGAGCTGGATCCACTGTCCCTCGCCGTGCTCGAAGCGCTGGCCCCCGGCGGCGCCTGGTTCTTCCGTCAGCTCTCCGACCTGGTCAGGAGCACGGACGACCGAGCACTGAGCAACGCGCTCTGGAGCCTGGTGTGGAGCGGCCACGTCTCGGGCGACACGGTGGTGCCGCTGCGAGGTCTCCTGCGCGGTGGCTCCACCGCCCACCGCTCCCGGCGCAAGCCCCCTCGGGCCGCCCGGATGCCGTCGCGCACCGGTCCGCCGGAGACCGCGGGACGCTGGTCGTTGCTCCCCCAGCGGGAGAGCGACCCCACCCGTGTGGCGCACGCCCGCGCCGGGCTGCTCCTCGAGCGCCACGGCGTGGTGACCCGCGGCGCCGTGGTCTCCGAACGGGTGCCCGGAGGGTTCGCCGCGGTCTACCGCGTGCTCGGGGCGCTGGAGGAGAACGGTCGCTGCCGTCGGGGCTACTTCGTGGAAGGACTCGGCGCGGCACAGTTCGGCACCTCCGGCTCCATCGACCGCCTGCGCACGTTCGCCGACAGCCCTGAGGAACGGGCCGCCGATCCGGTGGCACTGGCGCTGGCCGCCACGGACCCGGCGAACCCGTACGGCGCGGCCCTGCCGTGGCCCGACTCCGGCGGCGGCCACCGCCCGGGGCGCAAGGCAGGCGCTGTCGTGGTCCTGGTCGACGGGCGCCTGGTCCTCTACGTCGAGCGCGGCGGCAAGACGCTGCTCACGTGGGGCGAGGAGGAGCACGACCTGTTGCCCGCGGCCGCCGCCCTCGCCGACTCCGTGCGTCGCGGGAGCCTGGGGCAGCTCACCGTCGAGAAGGTCGACGGCGAGCCGTTGCTCGGCGCCGGTGACACGGTGCTGCGCCTCGCGATGCACGAGGCGGGCTTCGTCGCCACCCCCCGAGGACTGCGGATCCGTGCCTGA
- a CDS encoding DNA-formamidopyrimidine glycosylase family protein, whose translation MPEGDTVWRAARALERALAGQVVVRSDFRVPELATVDLNGARVVSSRSRGKHLLLRLDHDQPWTLHTHLKMEGTWRTYRPGEAWQRPAHTARVVLETGTTTAVGFSLGIVELLPRDQEAARLAHLGPDLLGPDWDEDEALRRLLSDPGTPLVQALQDQTLMAGVGNMYACELSFLTGRSPFTPVGEVEGLPRLVRRAHQLLMLNKERASQSTTGDLRPARRTWVYRQRECRRCGRSVSVGAVGKDGQERTTYWCSHCQP comes from the coding sequence GTGCCTGAGGGCGACACCGTCTGGCGGGCGGCCCGGGCGCTCGAACGCGCGCTCGCCGGCCAGGTGGTCGTGCGCAGCGACTTCCGCGTGCCCGAGCTGGCCACCGTCGACCTCAACGGCGCCCGTGTGGTCAGCAGCCGCTCGCGGGGCAAGCACCTCCTGCTGCGGCTCGACCACGACCAGCCCTGGACGTTGCACACCCACCTCAAGATGGAGGGCACCTGGCGCACCTACCGCCCCGGGGAGGCGTGGCAGCGACCTGCCCACACCGCTCGGGTGGTGCTGGAGACCGGCACCACCACGGCGGTCGGCTTCTCCCTCGGCATCGTGGAGCTGCTGCCACGGGACCAGGAGGCGGCACGGCTCGCCCACCTCGGCCCGGACCTGCTGGGGCCCGACTGGGACGAGGACGAAGCGCTGCGCCGCCTGCTCTCCGACCCGGGGACGCCGTTGGTCCAGGCCCTGCAGGACCAGACCCTGATGGCTGGCGTCGGCAACATGTACGCGTGCGAGCTCAGCTTCCTGACGGGCCGCTCGCCCTTCACGCCGGTGGGTGAGGTCGAAGGGCTCCCCCGCCTCGTACGCCGGGCGCACCAGCTCCTCATGCTCAACAAGGAGCGAGCGTCGCAGTCCACCACCGGCGACCTGCGACCGGCTCGGCGGACGTGGGTCTACCGGCAGCGGGAGTGCCGACGCTGCGGGCGATCCGTCTCGGTCGGCGCGGTGGGCAAGGACGGGCAGGAGCGCACCACGTACTGGTGCTCCCACTGCCAGCCCTGA
- a CDS encoding helix-turn-helix domain-containing protein, which produces MVLFRRTLGEVLRATRMERGLTLREVSAEARVSLGYISEIERGQKEASSELLASLCAALDVPLSYVLREASAVVAREEGLDRVATLDTARPAAEVVASAA; this is translated from the coding sequence ATGGTGCTGTTTCGCCGGACGCTGGGCGAGGTGTTGCGCGCCACCCGGATGGAGCGTGGTCTGACGTTGCGTGAGGTGTCGGCCGAGGCCCGTGTCTCCCTGGGATACATCTCGGAGATCGAGCGTGGTCAGAAGGAGGCCTCCTCGGAGCTCCTCGCCTCACTGTGCGCGGCCCTCGACGTGCCGCTCTCCTACGTCCTGCGTGAGGCCAGCGCCGTGGTCGCCCGCGAAGAGGGGCTGGACCGCGTGGCCACCCTCGACACCGCTCGTCCGGCCGCCGAGGTCGTGGCCTCCGCTGCCTGA
- a CDS encoding CinA family protein, whose translation MDASPHAADPVTGLVAELRRAGATLAAAESLTGGQVCAAVTAVPGASQVFLGGVVAYASRVKVDVLGVPADVVERHGVVSSQCAVAMAAGVRDLLGATHGVATTGVAGPDEQEGKKVGTVHVAVASPDAVVSQALSLEGSRAEIQRASVDAAVRLLAGILRREEPAVG comes from the coding sequence GTGGACGCGTCACCGCACGCCGCTGATCCGGTCACCGGGCTCGTCGCTGAGCTCCGTCGGGCCGGCGCCACGCTTGCGGCCGCCGAGTCCCTGACCGGGGGCCAGGTCTGCGCCGCCGTGACTGCCGTGCCCGGTGCGTCGCAGGTGTTCCTGGGCGGCGTGGTCGCCTATGCCTCCCGGGTGAAGGTCGACGTGCTCGGCGTCCCCGCCGACGTCGTCGAGCGGCACGGGGTGGTCTCGTCGCAGTGCGCCGTGGCGATGGCCGCCGGCGTACGCGACCTGCTCGGCGCGACGCACGGCGTCGCCACCACCGGGGTCGCTGGCCCGGACGAGCAGGAGGGCAAGAAGGTCGGTACGGTGCACGTCGCCGTGGCCTCGCCGGACGCCGTGGTCTCCCAGGCGCTGTCGTTGGAGGGCAGCCGCGCGGAGATCCAACGCGCGAGCGTCGACGCGGCCGTACGGCTCCTGGCCGGAATCCTCCGCAGGGAAGAACCAGCCGTCGGGTAG
- the pgsA gene encoding CDP-diacylglycerol--glycerol-3-phosphate 3-phosphatidyltransferase, producing MTEVVTKPSNWNVPNALTTLRILLVPVFGWALLHDGGDSTTWRWIAFAIFAVAMITDKIDGDLARKYNLVTDFGKIADPIADKAITGMALIGLSITGDVWWWVTIIVLLREWSVTLLRLSVLKKVVMPAAQSGKIKTALQALALGLLLMPLPHGDAHGGAFDNLGIVGEGVFYLGQAALAGAVVMTLWSGYEFYREVWRQRAALKS from the coding sequence ATGACCGAGGTGGTCACCAAGCCGAGCAACTGGAACGTGCCCAACGCACTGACCACGCTCCGCATCCTGCTCGTCCCGGTCTTCGGCTGGGCCCTGCTGCACGACGGCGGTGACTCCACGACGTGGCGGTGGATCGCCTTCGCCATCTTCGCGGTCGCGATGATCACCGACAAGATCGACGGCGACCTGGCCCGCAAGTACAACCTCGTCACCGACTTCGGCAAGATCGCCGACCCGATCGCCGACAAGGCGATCACGGGCATGGCCCTCATCGGCCTCTCGATCACCGGCGACGTGTGGTGGTGGGTGACCATCATCGTGCTGCTGCGCGAGTGGAGCGTCACGCTCCTGCGCCTCTCGGTGCTGAAGAAGGTCGTGATGCCCGCGGCCCAGTCCGGCAAGATCAAGACCGCGCTGCAGGCGCTCGCGCTCGGTCTCCTGCTCATGCCGCTCCCGCACGGCGACGCCCACGGTGGAGCCTTCGACAACCTCGGCATCGTCGGTGAGGGTGTCTTCTACCTCGGTCAGGCGGCGCTCGCCGGCGCCGTGGTGATGACGCTGTGGTCGGGCTACGAGTTCTACCGTGAGGTCTGGCGCCAGCGCGCCGCCCTGAAGTCCTGA
- the rimO gene encoding 30S ribosomal protein S12 methylthiotransferase RimO, whose product MSVAVVTLGCARNEVDSEELAGRLEADGFRLVEDPEDADTVVVNTCGFVESAKKDSVDTLLQASDLKEHGRTQAVVAVGCMAERYGKELADSLPEADAVLGFDDYPDIAARLRSIIGGEKHEPHVPSDRRALLPISPVDRDASTISVPGHGAAPEIQAPDLNASESPASGPRAMRRRLDGGPMAPLKLASGCDRRCSFCAIPSFRGSFVSRRPSDVLHEAQWLATQGVKELFLVSENSTSYGKDLGDLRLLETLLPELTAIDGIEWVRVSYMQPAETRPGLVQAVAHTPGVVPYFDLSFQHASASVLRRMRRFGDPQSFLTLLDQVRAEAPSAGIRSNVIVGFPGETEEDLETLCDFLEAARLDVTGVFGYSDEDGTEAATYDGKLDPDEVAARVAHVNALVEELTTQRAEERIGERVQVLVESLEDGLVEGRAQHQGPEVDGTTQLVGAAADVRIGDLVWAEVVESQGVDLVAQAQNGESR is encoded by the coding sequence ATCAGCGTCGCAGTGGTGACGCTCGGATGTGCTCGCAACGAGGTCGACTCCGAAGAGCTGGCCGGGCGTCTCGAGGCCGACGGCTTCCGCCTCGTCGAGGACCCCGAGGACGCCGACACCGTCGTGGTCAACACGTGCGGCTTCGTCGAGTCCGCGAAGAAGGACTCGGTCGACACGCTGCTCCAGGCCAGTGACCTCAAGGAGCACGGGCGTACGCAGGCCGTCGTCGCCGTCGGGTGCATGGCCGAGCGCTACGGCAAGGAGCTCGCCGACTCGTTGCCCGAGGCCGACGCCGTGCTGGGCTTCGACGACTATCCCGACATCGCCGCACGCCTGCGCTCGATCATCGGCGGCGAGAAGCACGAGCCGCACGTCCCGTCCGACCGCCGGGCGCTGCTGCCCATCTCGCCGGTCGACCGCGACGCCAGCACCATCAGCGTCCCCGGCCACGGTGCAGCTCCGGAGATCCAGGCCCCTGACCTCAACGCCTCGGAGTCGCCCGCCAGCGGCCCCCGCGCCATGCGCCGGCGTCTCGACGGCGGCCCCATGGCTCCGCTCAAGCTCGCGAGCGGGTGCGACCGCCGCTGCTCCTTCTGCGCCATCCCCAGCTTCCGTGGCTCCTTCGTCTCGCGCCGTCCCAGCGACGTGCTGCACGAGGCGCAGTGGCTCGCGACCCAGGGGGTCAAGGAGCTCTTCCTCGTCAGCGAGAACTCCACCTCGTACGGCAAGGACCTGGGCGACCTGCGCCTGCTCGAGACCCTGCTGCCCGAGCTCACCGCCATCGACGGCATCGAGTGGGTGCGTGTCTCCTACATGCAGCCCGCCGAGACCCGGCCCGGGCTGGTGCAGGCCGTGGCGCACACCCCCGGCGTCGTGCCCTACTTCGATCTCTCCTTCCAGCACGCCAGCGCCTCGGTGCTGCGGCGGATGCGTCGCTTCGGCGACCCGCAGAGCTTCCTGACCCTGCTCGACCAGGTGCGCGCCGAGGCGCCGTCGGCCGGCATCCGCTCCAACGTCATCGTCGGCTTCCCGGGTGAGACCGAGGAGGACCTGGAGACGCTCTGCGACTTCCTGGAGGCCGCCCGCCTCGACGTGACCGGTGTCTTCGGCTACTCCGACGAGGACGGCACGGAGGCCGCCACGTACGACGGCAAACTGGACCCCGACGAGGTCGCCGCCCGCGTCGCCCACGTCAACGCGCTGGTCGAGGAGCTGACCACGCAGCGTGCCGAGGAGCGGATCGGAGAGCGGGTCCAGGTGCTCGTGGAGAGTCTGGAGGACGGACTCGTCGAGGGTCGTGCCCAGCACCAGGGCCCGGAGGTCGACGGCACCACCCAGCTCGTGGGTGCCGCGGCCGACGTCCGCATCGGTGACCTGGTGTGGGCCGAAGTCGTGGAGAGCCAGGGCGTCGACCTGGTGGCGCAGGCGCAGAACGGAGAGAGTCGATGA